In the Drosophila biarmipes strain raj3 chromosome X, RU_DBia_V1.1, whole genome shotgun sequence genome, one interval contains:
- the LOC108033022 gene encoding uncharacterized protein LOC108033022 yields MAAVCGWPILLLLATTQAVTYAENLSESTPGVEEDYNASTSPSPPLDETTQRLNGRVEPFSKDGQEQYDVVDVMASTGTVGGRPKTGQTTRIYTTGEVDESFWLKHLGEDFKHAIHLQVGGVNEEYNRLVNHTQNGVHEEVHHEYLPGAERPGSGAPPPPPPSQQSRPAFRQGFDSRAMAMKQQYLSQQQAQQSHPPQQRFNYAQQHAQHYAPQPQAHTHQYPQQTPHRNTYPKPQSYRPQNYKPQSYIINSSEDQLHAAQSNPPAVRSAGEDRPNQEEEADSFGGQLKFKSPFNDYGSRPTRDITYLLYKRGL; encoded by the exons ATGGCAGCCGTCTGCGGATGGCCTATTCTGCTTTTGCTGGCCACGACGCAGGCCGTCACCTACGCAGAG AATCTGAGTGAATCCACGCCCGGCGTTGAGGAGGATTACAATGCCAGCACAAGTCCGAGTCCGCCGCTGGATGAGACCACCCAACGCTTGAACGGCAGGGTGGAACCTTTCAGCAAGGACGGTCAAGAGCAGTACGATGTGGTCGATGTCATGGCCTCCACCGGCACAGTGGGGGGCAGGCCCAAGACCGGCCAGACCACGCGGATCTACACCACCGGCGAGGTGGACGAGAGCTTCTGGCTGAAGCACCTGGGCGAAGACTTCAAGCATGCCATCCATCTGCAAGTGGGCGGCGTCAACGAGGAATACAATCGTCTGGTCAACCACACCCAGAATGGGGTCCACGAAGAGGTGCACCATGAGTACCTACCAGGTGCCGAGAGACCGGGGAGCGGAGCTCCACCCCCTCCACCTCCCTCTCAACAATCTCGACCAGCTTTTCGCCAGGGTTTCGACAGCCGAGCCATGGCCATGAAACAGCAGTACCTCAGCCAACAGCAGGCCCAGCAGTCACATCCTCCCCAGCAGCGCTTTAACTACGCCCAACAACACGCACAACACTATGCACCACAGCCACAAGCACACACCCACCAGTACCCACAACAAACACCACACAGAAACACCTACCCAAAGCCCCAGAGTTACCGGCCGCAGAACTACAAGCCCCAGAGCTATATCATTAACTCTAGCGAGGATCAGCTGCACGCCGCCCAATCGAATCCCCCGGCAGTGCGCTCCGCTGGAGAGGATCGCCCCAatcaggaggaggaggcggactCCTTCGGCGGCCAACTGAAGTTTAAGTCGCCCTTCAACGACTACGGCAGTCGGCCCACCCGAGACATCACCTATCTTCTCTACAAACGGGGTCTCTGA
- the LOC108033031 gene encoding chorion protein S36, whose product MQLGLWFGILAIAAAPLVSANYGPPAGHGHGQYLSGPNAGLEEYVNVATGGNQPAANQIASQAEIQPTPEEARRLGRVQAQLQALNADPNYQKLKNSEDIAESLAETNLASNIRQGKIKVVSPQFVDQHLFRSLLVPSGHNNHQVIATQPLPPIIVHQPGAPPAHVNSGPPTVVRGNPVIYKIKPSVIYQQEVINKVPTPLSLNPVYVKVYKPGKKIEAPLAPVVAPVYSQPREYNQPREYSQPQGYGSAGAASSAAGASPSGDGNGYGNEAPLYNSPAPYGQPNY is encoded by the exons ATGCAACTCGGTCTCTGGTTTGGCATCTTAGCCATCGCCGCCGCGCCG CTGGTGAGCGCTAACTATGGTCCCCCTGCTGGACATGGACACGGACAGTACCTGTCCGGACCCAATGCCGGACTCGAGGAGTACGTGAATGTGGCGACGGGCGGCAACCAGCCGGCCGCCAACCAGATTGCCTCCCAGGCCGAGATCCAGCCCACGCCGGAGGAGGCCCGCCGTCTGGGTCGCGTCCAGGCCCAACTACAGGCCCTGAACGCCGATCCCAACTACCAGAAGCTGAAGAACTCCGAGGACATTGCCGAGTCTCTGGCCGAGACCAATCTGGCCAGCAACATCCGCCAGGGCAAGATCAAGGTGGTGTCGCCCCAGTTCGTCGACCAGCATCTGTTCCGCTCCCTGCTGGTGCCCTCTGGCCACAACAACCACCAGGTGATCGCCACCCAGCCCCTGCCCCCCATCATTGTCCACCAGCCCGGCGCACCCCCAGCCCATGTGAACAGCGGCCCACCGACGGTGGTGCGCGGCAACCCCGTGATCTACAAGATCAAGCCTTCGGTCATCTACCAGCAGGAGGTGATCAACAAGGTGCCCACTCCCCTGAGCCTGAACCCCGTCTACGTGAAGGTGTACAAGCCGGGCAAGAAGATCGAGGCCCCTCTGGCCCCGGTGGTCGCCCCCGTCTACAGCCAGCCCAGGGAGTACAACCAGCCCAGGGAGTACAGCCAGCCCCAGGGTTACGGTAGTGCCGGAGCCGCTTCCTCCGCTGCCGGTGCCTCGCCATCCGGCGATGGCAATGGCTATGGCAACGAGGCTCCCCTGTACAACAGCCCCGCGCCCTATGGCCAGCCCAACTACTAG